The Salarias fasciatus chromosome 11, fSalaFa1.1, whole genome shotgun sequence genomic interval AATGGACTGTTTTTGGACCCCAATAATTGGCTTCATTTCAACCATATGTGAGCAGAAACTAAgaaatttacaataaaaattCAATACATTTATTAACATTCACAAAGTTTCAAGACAATGAAAAATGATTTGTAAGCTTTCACAAATTTACAATTGTTATCTTTTAATTTAATGGTGAAATACAAGTCAAATGAAAAAGTGGATACTTTCCAGTCTCTAAGCATTTTTCAATATAAAATTACACAACAGATACACATTATGTGCTCAACTGTCATGCAGAAGTATCTCGATCATCAAGAGACTGGTGACTGTGGAACAAAACCTCCTGGATGCATATGAAGCTGAAGGATGAGAATTCTTTCAAACACAAATTCTAATATCCTTGGTCAGGACTTGTCTTAGGTGCAAAATCGACATCAACACTACCAATGCATCAGCCCATCTTACAATGTAACGTCTTAAGTGAAAACGCAAATTGACACAATTTTCCCCAAAGAACACTTGGTGACTGAGGAGGCCTTAATTTTTGATCTCCGCCTCATTAAAGGGAAGATGAGTGTGTGAAAGTTGGCATTTCCTTGCAGTAAAGACAGTATAAGACGTTACTTGAAATAAATGAGTGAAGACTGTGCACAAGTTACATGATTGGTGCTCGATGATTTCACTTTGTCATTTCAGGATCCAACACAAAATCTTCTGGTATAATCTCAGGAGGGATGCTCTTCAGCTGCTCATCATAGGCACGCAGAGTCCAGAGCTTCTCCAGCTCATATATTTCTCTGGTCTCTGGTAGCATGAAGTGAACGACCATTTTACCTGACATCAGGAAAACAAATCCGTTACtacaataaagaaaatcaaaattcatAAATAGACAAAAGGATTTTACACCCGAACAAAACTCATACATTTACATACCAAAGTCGATGCACATCCAGTCCTCTGTATCTTTCCCTTCAATCTTTACATTGGGATCAGCATCCTTCTTCAGAAACTTGTACTGGAGAAAAAGTATTTCTTCCATCAGTTTTAACAAAACCACATGTTTCACACATCATGCACAAAATAATAAGTTTAGTTACCACTTTGAGCGTATAAAGCGCCATTGCGCGGAGATGTCTAGTCGATATGCCACTGACGACGATAAAGTATTCGGCATACTTGATGTGTTCAGGTACTCTGATCACACACAGGTCTGCTGCATTTTCCTGACgcagcagagacaccaggacaTCGAGGCTGAATGTCACTGAAGGGCCTGGACAAAAAAGAATATTCAAGAAGTTGGTGGTTTGTGGGACAGTAACACCCAACTAAGCAGTCATTGAATGCAAGTGTGAAAACAAAGGTGCTGTAGTTGAAGTAACAGCACAGGAGTACAAGGGGTTTTGATCTCCACTTCAAATTGAGAATCgatctaaaaataaagacaactgTCACATCAGTAGGCTGGAATATTGTAATGGtatatttcaattaaaaaagaatctGACAGgtgcagctcatccagagtTCTCACCAATAAAAAGAGAGTGGAGCACATTACACCTGAGCTTCACTGGCTGCGTGTGTGTAAGATCCACAAAATCTCACTTGTGGTCTATAAAGCTTTGACTGGTCTTTACCCACATGTCAGGTTTGCTTGTAGAATAGGAAACACTCACTCATATAAAAAGAGGTtaactgacagaaaaaaattagtCTGATAATATTCAGAATTCAAGGTTGTAAATGTATGTGTCTGGCTCTTGGGCTATGGGCTCTATCTACTGACTGCGCTGTGCAAATAATGCTCTTTACGCATTCGACTCTTTACTTACTCTGCCTCACGGAGGTGTTGTTGTCCGCGTTTTCTTCATCCACCTCCCGTGACTCCTCTTCAAGCCTGGCAGTGTTTGTCGGACTTGTTTTTTCAATGCTGTCTGAATAAAATCTTCTGGACAGAAGGTGATAATTCAACACAGAAACTGGATGCCAGACTCGACACGAGGCGGACTTCTCTGTAAAACCAGAGGTCGAACAAAGACTGTGACTCTGAGAGCAGACACACCCAAAGGCACTCTGCTGTTTTAGTCTAACATCGCTTCTCATTAATGAAATTAGCAGTTTTCTGGAGCGAAACAGAACACTCATGATTATCACCTCACTTTAGTTCACCAGTGAAGCTAACTGGCTAGCTTCCGTCAAGGCTAAAAACAGGAAGTATTCTTTGTCCTTGGCTTTTGATTGGTCCGTGTGACTTCTTTGTTGGTGTCGGGACGTGTAACGAATCAAACCCGCCCCCCGATGGTCACGGTGAGTATTACGACGTTAGGAGTACATTCAACACCATTGTTCAAAttcatttgaagtttttctgaTATACACTTTGGCTTGGCTCTAGACAAATTGTAATGCATTCGCTTTACAGACTACTTAATGAACAATGGTGGAAGGTGTAGATGTTTTGATAATAccatcattttgtgtgtttcagtggccttccagaaagaaaaagaaatacttttattcatcacacagcaaaaacattttgaagtatTGCTCCAAACCAAATAGGAAAAGCAGAATACATAGAAAAGTAAGTTAGATATCAAGTAAGAcagaatgaaattaaatattatgTACAGGCTTTGCAGTGACTAGGAGGAAATTAACAGGTGAACTAGCAAACACTATTTACAAGAAGGAATTTGAAAGTGTTATTTCCAAAGAAAGGATCTCCTGTGGTGTTCTGTGTAGAGTCTGTTGCTGAATGTGCTCCTGCTGTTGACCAGGACATTGTGTCGGGTGAGAAATATGACCTTATATAGTGTTGTGGTCTTTCACTTCTCGTGACCCACTTTCTTCCTTCTCTCACCCAACCTTCACCAGACTATgtaaccattttttttaaagtgcataaaaacacagtaaacatTTGTGCTTTACTGgtagaaaaagcagaaatcgtATTTCCAAAATAAATACTGTCTTGTAAAGTAGCTACTGAAGAACCTATTTTTAGTGGTTGTTTATGCTGCCTGTTACTGTGAATTGCTAATTTGCTCACAGTTTCcataaatcatattttttttttttttattattgcgCAGTAGCATATTCACCCAGCAAAATATCTGATAACAAAGGTTGGTATGTACAGTTTGTGTGAAGGgggaaaatgatcaaaacaaaaagtaaaaacactcatactctctcactgactttttttttgttgcacttCCCTATTTGCTTTGTGCATTGTTCCATTGTGGGATATCGACCGTACGCAGTATTAACGTCAGTAACTGACCTACACTTGCACTGAGCTATATGGCTGTAATGAGCAGGACAACATAAAGGCAAAAATACCGAGCAAAAATCTCTTggcatttatttatatagtaaAACTGTTCCAGCAAAATATtctaaaaatatgcaaatttaCAAAATGCCCACCTTTGGCCTGAAAATTTGTTCCCATATAAAGTTGGATATGAAAAATCAgtacattcattaaaaaaaatcaccttatTGTAATATAATTTCAAAATACATATTCAAGTATGTAATCATGACATCCGTACAACAGCGAACGTTCATTTTGATCCCATTGATTCAGTTGTTATTCATTACTACCAGAGTCCATAGTGATATTAAGTCTCAAGCCCACAGGGATGTGGTCCGTCAGGCCTGCCAGATGTGTAATGAAGGTCACCTCTTCGATTTCCTGGATGGATGTAAAGAAAGagacattgttttgttttcattaaagaaaaaagtgctGAATCGCCTTAATGGAGGCCAATGGTCGGTACTTGTTTCATTTACAAATATAAAGCTAATATTTCAGGGTGTCAAGCCATCAAATAGAAGTTAATGAGGACACAGGAAGGTAAAGAGACGTACTGTTCGTGTTGAAACGGAGCTTTCTCTGTAGAGGAGGTAGTCGATCCGACGTCCAATCCAAGGCTGGCCGTTCTCGGGGTAAACCAGCGGCAAGCCTGCTGCAGGGACAGGAGGGCAGATGTACTGCCTCCTCAGATCCTCTCTCTCCAGagctctgcagagacacacCAGGAAGCGACAGCTCTTACTATTGCCAATAACAAGAGAGCAGAAACGTTGCCatgctgaaggcagcagagccGGGAGTACCGTTGTAAACCTTCTGGAGTGTTGACGCTCTCGTCGTACAGGGTGGGCTGCTTCAAGAGAGTGCCTTCAGGAGCAAATCACAGGAATATCTTAGAAAGGATCAGCACTGGCGATACACTGCCGGTACGCACAAGTTTACTGTGACTTAGTACAAACCAATAACCCAGGGCTTCTCTTTTCGAGGTCCTGCTCGACAAGGGTCTCTGTATTCAGTGAAAAGGCTGTGGTTCTGTTCCAGAGTGTCATCTTTCAAAAAGTGaatattacaaaaagaaaaggtcattaagatttttaaaaaataaatttaaaaaacatctAAATGTGATAATTAACTAAATGAGATATGAACACACCAGGTGAGCAGTTGTCAAAGTTAAAATCGCCACACAGCACATCAAaagccacctcctcctcctgccgttTGTGAACCGCTTGGAAATCCCCGATCCACTTGGTTACCATGTTCAACTGGTCACAGCGAATTTTCCCCTCACCTGATAAAACCAcaccgacaaaaaaaaaaaaaagaaaaaataaaggttCTATGGCTTTCCTCAAAGAAAATACTGAATTTTTAACACATCCACAACCCAAATCCAAAATGCGACTTGCCTTCTGGTGCATGAAGATGTGTGCAGTTAAAAAAGCCCAcaacttttttctgtttctgattgtGTCCGATTAGCAGCTAGAGAGTTTCAAAGAAAAGCAATGAAGTTacaacacagtgtgtgtgtgtgtgtgtgttcatacagAGACAAAAGCATAGATACTCTACTCATTTTATATAAGCTCTTAGATGTGTGAAATAATGCTTCATGTTTGACACATATTCAGACGGATAGACTCTCTTTCACCAGTTTTCCAGGAAAATCAAAATATTGCaattgcaagagaaaaaaaaaataatgaggGCACCTTGGTACAAAGTAGGCCCTTGGCCGCCAGAGCGTCCTCCCCTCGGCTGTTCGGAAAACAGTGGTACTCGGCCTCGAGCACGGGGAATCGGCTGGCCACAAACAGGCCGCTGTTGAAGAACTTGAAAGAGTTGCATCCGCATGGCGGCTGGCAGGCGTACAGGCCGACGTCGTACAGTATGTGTCCAAACACGGGCTTCAGTACATTGGTGAGCTTCTGCGCAGCCCTCTTATCAAACACCTCCTCCAGGCACAGTATGTCCACATTAGCTGGAAACAGTGACGACACCTCCCAGGGCACGTCGTCCTGCTCACGCAGACCTTGGGACAGCAAAGCTCGGGGGGCACTCCGGTGACTCTCGTGGCCCTGCTGGTTAGAGTTCTGATTAGAATTTAAGAGCGGGGTGGATGGATCATTGAGGAGGTGCTCTGTATCATCTGGGGGGGGGCACACCACACGACTACTGGAGTCTGAGACGTCAACGTGTTGCTCAACAGGGTCAGGATGGTGACTTACTGGGGTGGGAGCCTGTCGGTCCGTAGCCCCATATGTGGATGAGCTTGTAGGGAGCATGCTGTTGGAGGGGCTgagagtgccgcagctgctggGGGAGTCTATAAAGATGCGGATGTGGGGTCGACACACGCCCTGCACAATGCGCTCGCCGATGAGAGCTGCCCGGCGCTGACTGTCCCCCAGGTTGTTAAAGCGCGCCAAGCTATCCGGGAGCAGACAGAGGTTAGCCGACGCAAAGCCAAACGACGCCTTCCCAGTCAGCTCGAAGCCCCGGTGCGTCTCCATCTCCAGGGAGGCGGGTCTCTCCCGGTGGTAGTAGAACGGCCTGCGGCAGGCCTGAAGGGGTGCCCACAGCAGAAAGCCCAGAAAAGCCAGGGGGGTTGTTAATAGGAAAAGAACGAAGAACGCGATGGAGCCAAAGAAGACCTTGAGAGGGTGGAGGTAGCATTCCTGCTCCTGCCGCTGTGTTCTCTCCAAGGTGGTGGACTTGCACACTGCAATGAGGCGGTCAAGAAACCAGAAACACGGCAGGATGAGGGCCCATCCCACAGCATGGGCGCCTGCAACACACCCATTAGGAAAGGGAGAGGCCTGCAGGGCCATGCCTCCGCACCGTCTCTAGGCTACAATAGGAGCGAATCACATCAAGATTTCCTCGTCTGGCTTCATCGATGTAAGAATTCTCTCCTTCGTTGGGCTCCGGTGGGAAGCTGAAACAGCAGAAGGAAACAAAAATGTTCAGCAGTTACTGCAGAGCATTGTAAAACAGGTTCTACCGACTGTGATCAGACTTGTGATTTCAGTGattttagaaaacaaaacaaaaccagcacTTGTACAAACAGGTGCACAGGAAACAGCAGATTGACTAACCACACAGTTATAAATGGGAAACCATCTCTAAGCAGCTTATAATCCAGCTGCGGGCTTGTTGCTACGAAGGGTTGTAGTAGTAGTGGTGGTAGAAGTAGAAGCTTAGTTTTGAACACgtaaaaaacaacacaacctgTGCCCGTCTCATTTACATGTATGAAAGAGACTAGAGCAGTGCATTTAATCCTTCCCCTTTGCATCTTTGTCATTACCTTGATTTCCAAAACATAGTTTTACAATTAACATCAATTTCTGTGCCGAAAAGTCAGCAGTAATAGCACATCCATCACTCTATACAGCATCATACTCAAACAAACCTTGCCAGAATCAACTCCTCTTATCTCTTTTTGACTTGACATAAGTTTGACAATCGTCCAGTCTCCATATTATTTATTCTATAATTTTGCGTCACCTATGGTGAAACAAAAACCTTTCAAGGTGCTACAAATTTTGAGTTTTAAACTGTAACCTCCCATCATAACcattttctgtttcacagaacaatttttgaaaattgtctgGTAATAAgttattctttgttttatttattttttgaattgtTGAAATTCCACAAAATCCATTAATTTCAAAGTTTTTGATGAAATACAGTGTATTTGTGTTCATGAAAGCCAGATTTGTGTACAATTCTTATTTCTCCTTTTTGCAGGAGTCTTTATTTCCCCATACTTCCACACAGTAAGTTCGACCACATAAAATCAGTGAATTTTAAAGAATATAAAGAGATGTCTCGTGTTGCGTGTCCTTAGCTTTGGCCTGGACTTTGATGCTCCTAGATATTTTGTTTCAGACATGCTTTGCACTCCACCCTATCTGTATCTACATGTTCTATCTGAACATTTACCTGAttattc includes:
- the malsu1 gene encoding mitochondrial assembly of ribosomal large subunit protein 1 → MSVLFRSRKLLISLMRSDVRLKQQSAFGCVCSQSHSLCSTSGFTEKSASCRVWHPVSVLNYHLLSRRFYSDSIEKTSPTNTARLEEESREVDEENADNNTSVRQSPSVTFSLDVLVSLLRQENAADLCVIRVPEHIKYAEYFIVVSGISTRHLRAMALYTLKVYKFLKKDADPNVKIEGKDTEDWMCIDFGKMVVHFMLPETREIYELEKLWTLRAYDEQLKSIPPEIIPEDFVLDPEMTK
- the smpd5 gene encoding sphingomyelin phosphodiesterase 5 isoform X1 produces the protein MALQASPFPNGCVAGAHAVGWALILPCFWFLDRLIAVCKSTTLERTQRQEQECYLHPLKVFFGSIAFFVLFLLTTPLAFLGFLLWAPLQACRRPFYYHRERPASLEMETHRGFELTGKASFGFASANLCLLPDSLARFNNLGDSQRRAALIGERIVQGVCRPHIRIFIDSPSSCGTLSPSNSMLPTSSSTYGATDRQAPTPVSHHPDPVEQHVDVSDSSSRVVCPPPDDTEHLLNDPSTPLLNSNQNSNQQGHESHRSAPRALLSQGLREQDDVPWEVSSLFPANVDILCLEEVFDKRAAQKLTNVLKPVFGHILYDVGLYACQPPCGCNSFKFFNSGLFVASRFPVLEAEYHCFPNSRGEDALAAKGLLCTKLLIGHNQKQKKVVGFFNCTHLHAPEGEGKIRCDQLNMVTKWIGDFQAVHKRQEEEVAFDVLCGDFNFDNCSPDDTLEQNHSLFTEYRDPCRAGPRKEKPWVIGTLLKQPTLYDESVNTPEGLQRALEREDLRRQYICPPVPAAGLPLVYPENGQPWIGRRIDYLLYRESSVSTRTEIEEVTFITHLAGLTDHIPVGLRLNITMDSGSNE
- the smpd5 gene encoding sphingomyelin phosphodiesterase 5 isoform X3 encodes the protein MALQASPFPNGCVAGAHAVGWALILPCFWFLDRLIAVCKSTTLERTQRQEQECYLHPLKVFFGSIAFFVLFLLTTPLAFLGFLLWAPLQACRRPFYYHRERPASLEMETHRGFELTGKASFGFASANLCLLPDSLARFNNLGDSQRRAALIGERIVQGVCRPHIRIFIDSPSSCGTLSPSNSMLPTSSSTYGATDRQAPTPGHESHRSAPRALLSQGLREQDDVPWEVSSLFPANVDILCLEEVFDKRAAQKLTNVLKPVFGHILYDVGLYACQPPCGCNSFKFFNSGLFVASRFPVLEAEYHCFPNSRGEDALAAKGLLCTKLLIGHNQKQKKVVGFFNCTHLHAPEGEGKIRCDQLNMVTKWIGDFQAVHKRQEEEVAFDVLCGDFNFDNCSPDDTLEQNHSLFTEYRDPCRAGPRKEKPWVIGTLLKQPTLYDESVNTPEGLQRALEREDLRRQYICPPVPAAGLPLVYPENGQPWIGRRIDYLLYRESSVSTRTEIEEVTFITHLAGLTDHIPVGLRLNITMDSGSNE
- the smpd5 gene encoding sphingomyelin phosphodiesterase 5 isoform X2; amino-acid sequence: MALQASPFPNGCVAGAHAVGWALILPCFWFLDRLIAVCKSTTLERTQRQEQECYLHPLKVFFGSIAFFVLFLLTTPLAFLGFLLWAPLQACRRPFYYHRERPASLEMETHRGFELTGKASFGFASANLCLLPDSLARFNNLGDSQRRAALIGERIVQGVCRPHIRIFIDSPSSCGTLSPSNSMLPTSSSTYGATDRQAPTPQGHESHRSAPRALLSQGLREQDDVPWEVSSLFPANVDILCLEEVFDKRAAQKLTNVLKPVFGHILYDVGLYACQPPCGCNSFKFFNSGLFVASRFPVLEAEYHCFPNSRGEDALAAKGLLCTKLLIGHNQKQKKVVGFFNCTHLHAPEGEGKIRCDQLNMVTKWIGDFQAVHKRQEEEVAFDVLCGDFNFDNCSPDDTLEQNHSLFTEYRDPCRAGPRKEKPWVIGTLLKQPTLYDESVNTPEGLQRALEREDLRRQYICPPVPAAGLPLVYPENGQPWIGRRIDYLLYRESSVSTRTEIEEVTFITHLAGLTDHIPVGLRLNITMDSGSNE